TGCTAACTTATATATTCTTTTATTAATCACCTCTTTCTCCTGTTCTGTATATTCTTTATTAGATTCATACAATTTCGTACTCATGAAACTTTTCATTTCAGGTTTAAGCCATTCACTACCATCATTACATATTCGATTTCTCAACTCAGCATAAGTTGGAGCATCCAATTCTGGAATATCTCCTAATACTATATATGAATGACCATTATAACAATGATATTCCAAACAATTATTACCGATAGGACAGAAGTTTATAGGCTTTTCGACATCTTCAAATATATTCTGATGAATCAAAGATTTGTAACATTGAGTCATTATTCCAGTTCCAAGATTTAGATAAAAAGACCAATCACCAGCATAGCAAAACTCTTTTCTTTTCACCTCAAAAATCTTCATCTTATAATCAAAAATAGCAGATTTAAAATTACCCCAGATTTTATTATATTCCTCCTTGTCTAGACAAGTTAGAATTGGTAATTTTTCAGGATCTCTCTCATCTCTAGCAATCGTAACATGAGGTATTGCACCGACTTCTTCAAGTGATTTTTGATTCATCTCATCAATAAAAGGAATCAACTCGTCCGAAGGAGTTACTTCCAAAGTGAAAGAACACCCTACGTCTCTTATTTTTTTTATGTTAGAGAAAAAACGCTCTAACAAGTTCTTCTCTTTCAGTTCTAAATAATGGTATGAAAATTTAAAAAATAACCTCTTCAACAATTCTGGTGGAAAA
The nucleotide sequence above comes from Bacteroides caccae. Encoded proteins:
- a CDS encoding radical SAM protein, translated to MDKIKRYIDCYVPITTCTLRCHYCYIVQHGLFANKVPKLKYSAETVRKALSKERLGGTCLINFCAAGETLISKELLEYVRAILEEGHYVMVVTNATISKRFDEIISFPPELLKRLFFKFSYHYLELKEKNLLERFFSNIKKIRDVGCSFTLEVTPSDELIPFIDEMNQKSLEEVGAIPHVTIARDERDPEKLPILTCLDKEEYNKIWGNFKSAIFDYKMKIFEVKRKEFCYAGDWSFYLNLGTGIMTQCYKSLIHQNIFEDVEKPINFCPIGNNCLEYHCYNGHSYIVLGDIPELDAPTYAELRNRICNDGSEWLKPEMKSFMSTKLYESNKEYTEQEKEVINKRIYKLAVQRKIKEKVGNSVKAILKHIIK